The following are from one region of the Methanomassiliicoccales archaeon LGM-DZ1 genome:
- the priS gene encoding DNA primase catalytic subunit PriS: protein MGLLDADSRFLFRVFRRYYRSFTPEMPHRFARKEFGFIPFGGTMRRHMAFQSPEDLKFFMATRVPRHSYYSTSYYRYPAKPEMDLKEWLGAELIFDLDADHLAGADEMTYSEMMVEIRREMISLCDDYLYSDLGFTEDQVHICFSGGRGYHAHIRTDDIYTLGTRERREIVDYVSCQGLDLDRIFRIEKASTGTRQYGNSTYGGTQTFRRIPSAEQGGWYAKTRKLMVEAMDDVRSMDLRDLRKKYPSIAKKEKETVAKYAEHIGMLEQTMLERGTMQGLTNFEQEFIMSMLKDAAPRMASEVDKPVTPDIKRLIRLPGSVHGKTGLRVSHLTRDQLTDYDPLKYAVPDAYTDEPVKVTMKKDMELDMLGQHFVLSGETEVPEYCAVFLVGRRYAGWGWASEAGEKLFG from the coding sequence ATGGGCCTGCTGGATGCGGACAGCAGGTTCCTTTTCAGGGTGTTCAGGAGGTACTACCGCTCCTTCACCCCCGAGATGCCCCACCGTTTCGCCAGGAAGGAGTTCGGCTTCATCCCCTTCGGCGGGACCATGAGGAGGCACATGGCCTTCCAGTCGCCCGAGGACCTGAAGTTCTTCATGGCCACCAGGGTCCCCCGCCACAGCTACTACTCCACATCATATTACAGGTACCCGGCCAAGCCCGAGATGGACCTCAAGGAGTGGCTGGGCGCGGAGCTCATATTCGACCTCGACGCCGATCATCTGGCAGGCGCCGACGAGATGACCTACTCCGAGATGATGGTCGAGATCCGCCGGGAGATGATCTCCCTCTGCGACGATTACCTGTACAGCGACCTCGGCTTCACGGAGGACCAGGTGCACATCTGCTTCTCCGGCGGCAGGGGGTACCATGCGCACATCAGGACCGATGACATCTACACCCTCGGCACGAGGGAGCGCAGGGAGATCGTCGACTACGTGTCATGCCAGGGCCTCGACCTCGACCGGATCTTCCGCATAGAGAAGGCATCGACGGGGACCAGGCAGTACGGTAACAGCACTTACGGCGGGACACAGACGTTCCGCCGCATACCTTCTGCGGAACAGGGCGGATGGTACGCGAAGACCAGGAAGCTGATGGTCGAGGCCATGGACGACGTCCGCTCCATGGACCTCCGCGACCTGAGGAAGAAATACCCCTCGATCGCGAAGAAGGAGAAGGAGACCGTGGCGAAGTACGCGGAGCACATCGGCATGCTGGAACAGACCATGCTCGAGCGCGGCACCATGCAGGGGCTGACTAACTTCGAGCAGGAGTTCATCATGAGCATGCTGAAGGATGCGGCGCCGAGGATGGCAAGCGAGGTGGACAAGCCCGTCACCCCCGACATCAAGAGGCTGATCCGCCTCCCGGGGTCCGTCCACGGGAAGACCGGCCTGCGCGTATCGCACCTGACGCGCGACCAGCTGACCGATTACGACCCCCTGAAGTACGCAGTGCCGGACGCCTACACCGATGAGCCTGTCAAAGTGACGATGAAGAAGGACATGGAGCTGGACATGCTCGGGCAGCATTTCGTCCTCAGCGGGGAGACCGAGGTCCCCGAGTACTGCGCCGTGTTCCTGGTCGGCAGGAGATACGCCGGATGGGGATGGGCGAGCGAGGCCGGGGAGAAGCTCTTCGGCTGA
- a CDS encoding tRNA(Ile)(2)-agmatinylcytidine synthase, whose protein sequence is MEEYHDPVDSDPGIVISRVRPDPSFYRRGVTRVMKRSDIEAEIECIGAAKIELGCGRGIIGCVCGMAWVPEDHTYELLSYRPRSRWGTERIFDPSTVARAEHEIPTSFNSWDDRLAQCAMVPGTPCPVMYGFRGDVPEDLIRGHDIIKTEPQSRWVIFESNQGTDDHIIRDFTPEEFIPNSSYLIRGTVVSEQRIRGGHTFLSIDTECGRVVCAAYEPSGPFRYLLDWLDPGDTVEVMGELRDSPRTLNLEKVHVISLVDEWEKVSNPVCPNCGTTMSSAGRGKGYRCRKCGAQAAQAVMKKKVRPVVLGWYEPPTEARRHLSKPLKRMGEVQPVEFVDCRNH, encoded by the coding sequence GTGGAGGAATACCACGATCCGGTCGATTCCGATCCGGGGATCGTCATAAGCCGCGTCCGCCCGGACCCGTCCTTCTACCGGCGGGGCGTGACCCGCGTCATGAAGCGCTCCGATATCGAAGCGGAGATAGAATGCATCGGCGCCGCGAAGATCGAGCTCGGCTGCGGGCGCGGGATCATAGGGTGCGTCTGCGGCATGGCCTGGGTCCCTGAGGACCACACCTACGAGCTCCTGTCGTACCGCCCCCGTTCCAGGTGGGGGACGGAGAGGATCTTCGACCCCTCCACCGTGGCGCGCGCGGAGCATGAGATCCCAACCTCCTTCAACAGCTGGGACGACCGTCTGGCACAGTGCGCCATGGTCCCCGGGACCCCCTGCCCGGTCATGTACGGCTTCCGCGGCGACGTGCCGGAGGACCTCATCCGCGGGCATGATATCATCAAGACCGAGCCTCAGAGCAGATGGGTCATATTCGAGAGCAACCAGGGCACGGACGATCATATCATCCGCGATTTCACGCCGGAGGAGTTCATCCCGAACAGCTCCTACCTCATCCGCGGGACGGTCGTGTCCGAGCAGAGGATCCGCGGCGGCCACACCTTCCTCTCAATCGATACCGAATGCGGGAGGGTGGTCTGTGCGGCCTACGAGCCCTCCGGTCCTTTCCGCTATCTCCTCGACTGGCTCGACCCGGGGGACACCGTGGAGGTCATGGGGGAGCTCAGGGACAGCCCGAGGACCCTGAACCTCGAGAAGGTGCATGTTATCTCCCTTGTAGATGAATGGGAGAAGGTCTCCAACCCCGTATGCCCGAACTGCGGGACCACGATGTCGTCCGCCGGCAGGGGCAAAGGCTACCGCTGCCGCAAATGCGGGGCCCAGGCGGCGCAGGCCGTGATGAAGAAGAAGGTCCGCCCGGTGGTCCTGGGATGGTACGAGCCTCCCACGGAGGCCCGCAGGCATCTTTCCAAGCCCCTCAAGCGCATGGGGGAGGTACAGCCCGTGGAATTCGTCGATTGCCGTAATCACTGA
- a CDS encoding M20 family metallo-hydrolase — protein sequence MQLSEILERIDASKDEIADIMVSMVSIPSISPEDGGEGESRRADYLMTLLKGFDSVERVDVPFGPSGIPRSNILAKKNGRVKGTVWLIAHIDTVPAGDLKAWETDPFKGVRKGDRVYGRGTEDNGQSVISSLFATKFIEKGTLDGHSIGIAWVADEEMASEYGCVWLIEHGYFSPDDIFLVPDWGSPNGSMIEVNEKNVLWLKFDVIGKSVHASTPQKGVNAFAAGAELMHELRRDFTEKYGKSDPMFIPPVSTFEPTKADSTVLNVNTIPGVWSFCMDCRMLTDFSADSVKAEAERVAADTATRTGAEIRVTELVRHVSGGASSTETQAYKALSDAVLSVTGTRPKAVGVGGGTCANFFRLRGYNAYVWQCGGGTLHGPNEYVELSNLITDAKVFATLFYSICVKNC from the coding sequence ATGCAGCTGAGCGAGATCCTGGAGCGCATCGACGCATCGAAGGATGAGATCGCCGATATCATGGTCTCGATGGTGTCCATCCCCTCCATATCCCCCGAGGACGGAGGGGAGGGAGAATCGCGGCGCGCCGATTACCTGATGACCCTTCTGAAGGGCTTCGATTCCGTGGAGAGGGTGGACGTCCCCTTCGGCCCGTCCGGCATACCCCGCTCCAATATCCTGGCGAAGAAGAACGGCAGGGTGAAAGGAACCGTCTGGCTCATTGCCCACATCGACACCGTGCCGGCCGGCGACCTGAAAGCGTGGGAGACCGACCCGTTCAAGGGGGTCCGCAAGGGGGACCGCGTCTACGGGCGCGGCACCGAGGATAACGGCCAGTCCGTGATCTCGTCCCTTTTCGCCACCAAGTTCATCGAGAAGGGCACTCTCGACGGCCACTCGATAGGGATCGCGTGGGTCGCCGATGAGGAGATGGCCAGCGAATACGGGTGCGTCTGGCTCATTGAACACGGCTACTTCTCGCCCGACGATATCTTCCTGGTCCCGGACTGGGGGAGCCCTAACGGGAGCATGATCGAGGTCAATGAGAAGAACGTCCTCTGGCTGAAGTTCGATGTCATCGGGAAGTCCGTCCACGCGTCCACTCCACAGAAGGGGGTCAATGCCTTCGCCGCCGGCGCGGAGCTGATGCATGAGCTCCGCAGGGACTTCACCGAGAAGTACGGGAAGAGCGACCCGATGTTCATCCCCCCTGTATCCACCTTCGAGCCTACCAAAGCGGACTCGACCGTCCTGAACGTCAACACTATCCCGGGAGTATGGTCGTTCTGCATGGACTGCAGGATGCTCACCGATTTCTCCGCGGACTCCGTGAAGGCGGAGGCGGAGAGGGTCGCGGCCGATACGGCCACCCGCACCGGCGCCGAGATCAGGGTGACCGAGCTCGTGAGGCACGTCTCCGGCGGGGCCTCCTCGACAGAGACCCAGGCGTACAAAGCACTGTCCGATGCCGTCCTGTCGGTCACGGGAACGAGGCCGAAGGCCGTCGGGGTCGGGGGCGGGACCTGCGCCAACTTCTTCAGGCTCAGGGGGTACAACGCTTATGTTTGGCAGTGCGGCGGCGGGACACTCCACGGGCCAAACGAGTATGTGGAGCTCAGCAACCTCATCACCGATGCCAAAGTGTTCGCGACGCTGTTCTACAGCATCTGCGTGAAGAACTGCTGA
- the ftsY gene encoding signal recognition particle-docking protein FtsY — protein MFDSLKSKLKSIFSKGKDLKEETVYEEPAPEKPVEEKPETAPAPQASPAPAAPAPETASREEHSKAPAAPAKEHGHISKKERKSGRASDMLSDSFLAKKIKDDPMDDILDELEVTLLESDVAYDVVQEIIIGVRNNLTGKKYSREYSLEQVVEIAVREAVSDVLKVNQFDFDAWLEKKQAESKPTVIMFVGINGTGKTTAIAKIANRLKKEGKSVVLAACDTFRAGAIEQLSIHADRLGVKIVKSQQEADPASVAYDAIEHAKSKMRDVVLIDTAGRMQTNSNLIAEMKKIAKIAKPDLKVFVGDALAGNDAIEQAKVFDEAIGVDAIILTKIDTDAKGGAALSIAKTIGKPIAFVCDGQEYDDIEKFDADWMLRRLFESSDE, from the coding sequence ATGTTCGATTCCCTCAAGTCCAAGCTCAAGAGCATCTTCAGCAAAGGCAAGGACCTGAAGGAAGAAACCGTATACGAGGAACCCGCGCCCGAGAAGCCCGTTGAGGAGAAGCCGGAAACCGCTCCGGCCCCTCAGGCATCCCCCGCGCCTGCAGCCCCGGCACCCGAAACCGCTTCCCGCGAGGAGCACAGCAAGGCTCCTGCGGCACCGGCCAAAGAGCACGGCCACATTTCTAAGAAAGAGAGGAAGAGCGGACGCGCTTCCGACATGCTCAGCGACTCCTTCCTGGCGAAGAAGATCAAGGACGACCCGATGGACGACATCCTCGACGAGCTCGAGGTCACCCTCCTCGAGTCGGACGTCGCCTACGACGTCGTCCAGGAGATCATCATCGGCGTGAGGAACAATCTGACCGGGAAGAAGTACAGCAGAGAGTACTCCCTCGAGCAGGTCGTGGAGATCGCCGTCAGGGAGGCCGTGTCGGACGTCCTGAAGGTCAACCAGTTCGATTTCGACGCCTGGCTCGAGAAGAAGCAGGCCGAGAGCAAGCCGACCGTCATCATGTTCGTCGGCATAAACGGCACCGGGAAGACCACGGCCATCGCGAAGATCGCGAACCGCCTGAAGAAAGAGGGCAAGAGCGTCGTGCTCGCGGCCTGCGACACGTTCAGGGCCGGAGCGATCGAGCAGCTCTCGATACACGCCGACCGGCTCGGCGTCAAGATAGTGAAGTCCCAGCAGGAGGCCGACCCTGCATCCGTCGCCTACGATGCCATCGAGCATGCCAAGTCCAAGATGAGGGACGTCGTCCTCATCGACACGGCCGGAAGGATGCAGACCAACAGCAACCTCATCGCCGAGATGAAGAAGATAGCGAAGATCGCCAAGCCCGACCTGAAGGTCTTCGTCGGCGATGCCCTCGCCGGCAATGACGCGATCGAGCAGGCCAAGGTCTTCGATGAGGCCATAGGGGTCGACGCGATCATCCTCACGAAGATCGACACCGATGCCAAAGGCGGCGCAGCGCTTTCCATCGCGAAGACCATCGGCAAGCCGATCGCCTTCGTCTGCGACGGCCAGGAGTATGACGACATCGAGAAGTTCGATGCCGATTGGATGCTCCGGAGACTTTTCGAATCCTCGGATGAATGA
- the pfdA gene encoding prefoldin subunit alpha, translating into MNDEELREAARTLDSYNQQLEAITRQIRILQSSRDDNIRAVRTIDALSKAKEGDEIMIPIGASSFVSVKVTGRKSAVVGIGNRVSVEKSFEDTKEYLMRSGAEVQDALERALAAMQEVQQYTEQLAAEVQDEYRRRRLQQGAPQQ; encoded by the coding sequence ATGAACGACGAGGAGCTCCGCGAGGCGGCCAGGACGCTCGACAGCTACAACCAGCAGCTCGAGGCCATCACCCGCCAGATCAGGATCCTTCAGTCCTCCCGCGATGACAACATCAGAGCGGTAAGGACCATCGACGCCCTGTCCAAAGCGAAGGAGGGCGATGAGATCATGATCCCCATCGGAGCGTCCTCGTTCGTTTCCGTCAAAGTAACCGGCAGGAAATCCGCGGTCGTCGGCATCGGCAACCGCGTTTCCGTCGAGAAGAGCTTCGAGGACACCAAGGAGTACCTCATGCGCAGCGGCGCCGAGGTCCAGGACGCCCTCGAGAGAGCGCTCGCCGCCATGCAGGAAGTCCAGCAGTACACGGAGCAGCTGGCCGCCGAGGTCCAGGACGAGTACCGCAGGAGAAGGCTGCAGCAGGGCGCACCGCAGCAGTGA
- a CDS encoding zinc metalloprotease HtpX yields MKAAYRLRTLSIFVILTLFMMLIGFVIGWFFGYGLYGLVLMLAVSVLISFFSYWFSKQSALRANRVHLVTREEEPRLYGIVEKVAKEAGLPMPEVGVCEAPMPNAFATGRNPKNAAVVATRGILRALNDDELEAVIGHEMSHVKNRDILVMSVASCMVAILTYAARMLFYGAVFSGGDRDNRNSALMLVVAAVCVIFVPIAGLILQLAVSRNREYLADETGARITHKPRELASALMKLERGCSSPNNDYSDTAHANMWISEPCRKGFARNLFSTHPSTQDRVEKLEKLAAAMDGGRIREYTPGEDSSKSVMKTMTSR; encoded by the coding sequence ATGAAAGCGGCATACAGGCTCAGGACGCTCTCGATATTCGTCATCCTGACACTGTTCATGATGCTGATCGGCTTCGTGATCGGCTGGTTCTTCGGCTACGGGCTCTACGGGCTCGTGCTGATGCTGGCCGTCTCGGTGCTGATAAGCTTCTTCTCGTACTGGTTCTCCAAGCAGTCCGCCCTCAGGGCGAACCGTGTGCACCTGGTCACGCGCGAAGAGGAGCCGAGGCTGTACGGCATCGTCGAGAAGGTCGCGAAGGAGGCCGGGCTGCCTATGCCCGAGGTGGGCGTATGCGAGGCCCCCATGCCCAATGCCTTCGCCACCGGCAGGAACCCGAAGAACGCGGCCGTCGTGGCCACCAGGGGCATCCTGAGGGCGCTCAACGACGACGAGCTGGAGGCCGTCATCGGCCACGAGATGTCCCATGTGAAGAACCGCGACATCCTCGTGATGTCGGTGGCCTCCTGCATGGTCGCCATCCTCACGTACGCAGCCAGGATGCTCTTCTACGGCGCCGTCTTCTCGGGCGGGGACAGGGACAACAGGAACAGCGCCCTGATGCTGGTCGTCGCGGCCGTCTGCGTGATATTCGTGCCGATCGCCGGTCTCATCCTGCAGCTGGCCGTCTCCCGCAACCGCGAGTACCTGGCGGACGAGACCGGGGCGAGGATCACCCATAAGCCCCGCGAGCTGGCCAGCGCCCTGATGAAGCTCGAGCGCGGATGCAGCTCCCCGAACAACGACTACTCCGACACCGCTCATGCCAACATGTGGATCAGCGAGCCCTGCCGGAAGGGGTTCGCCAGGAACCTCTTCTCCACCCACCCGTCCACCCAGGACAGGGTAGAGAAGCTGGAGAAGCTCGCCGCCGCCATGGACGGCGGGAGGATCAGGGAATACACTCCCGGAGAGGACTCCTCGAAGAGCGTCATGAAGACCATGACCTCCCGCTGA
- a CDS encoding DUF367 family protein has translation MIPILVYDKDQCDPKKCTAKRMEKFGLAREVRLDRIPRGALVLDPTADTMLSPADAKHAHLGLVVLDLTWTHISELPRIRAARGRCLPYLVAANPVNWGKPWRLNSAEAVLASLIIMGMDEQAELFMGRFNWAPELVTLNKALFDEYRTAADSDEVRSMSDSYVRSVAGDGGGDRCPQDVRGLVFNIARA, from the coding sequence ATGATCCCCATACTCGTCTACGATAAGGACCAGTGCGACCCGAAGAAGTGCACCGCCAAGAGGATGGAGAAGTTCGGCCTGGCCCGCGAGGTCAGGCTCGACCGGATCCCCCGCGGGGCCCTGGTCCTCGACCCCACCGCGGACACCATGCTCTCGCCCGCGGATGCTAAGCACGCGCATCTGGGTCTCGTCGTTCTGGACCTCACCTGGACCCATATCTCGGAGCTCCCGCGCATCCGCGCGGCCCGCGGCAGGTGCCTCCCCTATCTGGTGGCCGCCAATCCGGTGAACTGGGGGAAGCCGTGGAGGCTCAACAGCGCCGAGGCGGTCCTGGCCTCGCTGATCATCATGGGCATGGACGAGCAGGCCGAGCTGTTCATGGGGAGGTTCAACTGGGCCCCCGAGCTGGTGACTCTCAACAAGGCGCTCTTCGACGAGTACAGGACGGCGGCCGACTCCGATGAGGTCCGGAGCATGTCCGACAGCTACGTCAGGTCGGTGGCCGGAGACGGTGGCGGGGACCGATGTCCGCAGGATGTCCGCGGGCTTGTTTTTAATATTGCGCGAGCATAG
- a CDS encoding MBL fold metallo-hydrolase: protein MKAKVTCVYDEGALPNTHLIGAIGMSIMIDADGKRFLFGLGHRPRYLENNMGELGIEPDSVDAVVVSHNHMDHRGALDGFMKERTKPIDFYAPASCFAEERKRFGRTGGMYPPEGKEGLMYRNDVAGWTDLSEHVHISPPMTQNGADECFLVVSTKVGPVLIVGCCHMGLDHAVDAVKERFGRIPAAVIGGLHIGKKNDRLADVYAGYLKDLGIKRLYLNHCTNERGIDRMRVTLGIDGVKDFFGGQTLEFDLL from the coding sequence ATGAAGGCCAAGGTCACCTGCGTCTACGACGAGGGCGCTCTGCCGAACACGCACCTCATCGGGGCGATCGGAATGTCCATCATGATCGATGCGGATGGGAAGCGCTTCCTGTTCGGCCTCGGGCATCGCCCGAGGTACCTGGAGAACAACATGGGCGAGCTCGGCATCGAACCCGACTCCGTCGACGCGGTGGTCGTGTCCCACAACCACATGGACCACCGCGGGGCGCTCGACGGGTTCATGAAGGAGCGGACGAAGCCGATCGACTTCTACGCCCCCGCGTCCTGCTTTGCCGAGGAGAGGAAGCGCTTCGGCCGCACCGGCGGCATGTACCCTCCCGAGGGGAAGGAGGGGCTGATGTACAGGAACGATGTCGCCGGATGGACCGACCTGTCGGAGCACGTGCACATATCCCCGCCTATGACCCAGAACGGCGCGGACGAATGCTTCCTGGTCGTGAGCACCAAGGTCGGGCCCGTCCTGATAGTCGGATGCTGCCACATGGGCCTGGACCATGCGGTGGACGCCGTGAAGGAGAGGTTCGGCAGGATCCCGGCCGCCGTCATCGGAGGGCTGCACATCGGGAAGAAGAACGACAGGCTGGCCGACGTGTACGCCGGGTACCTGAAGGACCTCGGGATCAAGAGGCTCTACCTCAATCACTGCACCAACGAGAGGGGGATAGACCGCATGCGCGTGACCCTCGGGATCGACGGGGTGAAGGACTTCTTCGGGGGACAGACCCTGGAGTTCGACCTGCTCTGA
- the rpl18a gene encoding 50S ribosomal protein L18Ae, with protein MKAFLVTGSFADPRKEQPFSIEMAADDEAAVREKALSTIGSKHKMKRWQIKIDKVEEIPADQVQSHVVKYQIGA; from the coding sequence ATGAAAGCATTCCTCGTGACCGGTTCTTTCGCGGACCCCAGGAAAGAGCAGCCCTTCTCCATCGAGATGGCCGCAGACGACGAAGCAGCAGTCAGGGAGAAGGCCCTCTCCACCATCGGCTCCAAGCACAAGATGAAGAGGTGGCAGATCAAGATCGACAAGGTCGAGGAGATCCCCGCCGACCAGGTCCAGAGCCACGTCGTGAAGTACCAGATCGGTGCATGA
- a CDS encoding acetyl-CoA C-acetyltransferase, with product MDEAVIISACRTAVGKYGKTLSGIKATDLGAHCVKEAVRRAGIEASDVQECIMGNVLSAGLGQNPARQAAVGAGLPVEIGSFTVNAVCGSALKAVMLAADAIKAGEYECIAAGGMESMSNAPYLLTGARWGYRMNDQTVVDSMVHDGLWDIFNNQHMGFTGEIVAERFNVTREDADQLSVDSHRKAHEAQVSGKFDKEIVPFTIHSKKGDIVFDKDEGIRPDSTLESLGKLKPVFKKDGIVTAGNSSQLSDGGSAVIVASRKWAEEHGIKPMASIVAYGERGVLPERIMEAPIPTTQYVLKKAGMTIDDIGLFEHNEAFASASCAVKKTLNVPDEIFNVNGGAVALGHPIGCSGTRVLTTLLYAMQDRQKDTGLATLCYGGGNAVSMIVRRE from the coding sequence ATGGACGAAGCAGTAATCATAAGCGCATGCAGGACCGCAGTCGGAAAGTACGGCAAGACGCTCAGCGGGATCAAAGCGACCGATCTCGGGGCCCATTGCGTGAAAGAGGCCGTCAGGAGGGCCGGTATCGAGGCCTCCGACGTCCAGGAATGCATAATGGGGAACGTCCTGTCCGCAGGTCTGGGACAGAACCCCGCGAGGCAGGCCGCCGTCGGCGCCGGGCTCCCTGTGGAGATCGGGTCGTTCACCGTCAACGCCGTCTGCGGATCGGCCCTCAAGGCCGTGATGCTCGCCGCCGATGCCATCAAAGCAGGCGAGTACGAGTGCATCGCGGCAGGCGGCATGGAGAGCATGTCCAATGCCCCGTACCTGCTCACCGGCGCCCGCTGGGGATACAGGATGAACGACCAGACCGTCGTCGACTCGATGGTCCACGACGGGCTCTGGGACATCTTCAACAACCAGCACATGGGATTCACCGGCGAGATCGTTGCCGAGAGGTTCAACGTCACCAGGGAGGATGCCGACCAGCTCTCCGTCGACAGCCACAGGAAGGCCCATGAGGCGCAGGTCTCCGGGAAGTTCGACAAGGAGATCGTCCCCTTCACCATCCACAGCAAGAAAGGGGACATCGTGTTCGACAAGGACGAGGGCATCAGGCCCGACTCCACCCTCGAGTCCCTCGGGAAGCTCAAGCCCGTGTTCAAGAAGGACGGCATCGTGACCGCGGGGAACTCCTCGCAGCTCTCCGACGGCGGGTCCGCCGTCATCGTCGCCTCCAGGAAATGGGCGGAGGAGCACGGTATCAAGCCGATGGCCTCCATCGTCGCCTACGGCGAGAGGGGAGTCCTCCCCGAGAGGATCATGGAGGCCCCCATACCGACGACCCAGTACGTCCTGAAGAAGGCCGGCATGACCATCGACGACATCGGGCTCTTCGAGCACAACGAGGCCTTCGCGTCCGCTTCCTGCGCCGTGAAGAAGACCCTCAACGTGCCGGACGAGATCTTCAACGTCAACGGCGGCGCCGTGGCCCTCGGCCACCCCATCGGGTGCTCCGGGACCAGGGTGCTGACCACCCTGCTCTACGCCATGCAGGACAGGCAGAAGGACACCGGCCTCGCCACCCTCTGCTACGGCGGCGGCAACGCCGTCTCCATGATCGTCCGCAGGGAGTGA
- a CDS encoding orotidine 5'-phosphate decarboxylase, with amino-acid sequence MEPVLQVALDMMQLKRSEGIAEEAVAGGADWVEVGTPLIKSAGTDAVRTMKRKFPGHKIVADTKTMDTGAFEVEIMAKAGADIVTVLGLAEDSTISEAVESGRKYGAEIMVDMINVPDKVKRSKEVEKLGVAYICLHMGIDTQMRGEEAPVDVLRKIVEAVSIPVAVAGGITADTVPDYVKAGAYDIIVGGGITKTDDIRGAAAEIKKAMKGLEISKVIAKKYTEDELFEAFSKVSTCNISDAYHKKGVVYGLHPYIERNAKMVGRALTVQTANGDWAKPVEAIDRAKKGDVIVIDVGGAPMAVWGELASNSAMEMGCAGVVIDGAIRDIDDIENLKFPAFARTAVPCAGEAKGAGVIGTEIVIGGQRVRTGDWIVGDESGLIVIAKEEAVEVANRALDVHEHETRVRAEIRKGSTLSKVNEISKWEPVQRGELRSPPPLR; translated from the coding sequence ATGGAACCCGTATTGCAGGTGGCCCTCGACATGATGCAGCTGAAACGCAGCGAGGGCATCGCCGAGGAGGCCGTCGCCGGCGGCGCCGACTGGGTCGAGGTCGGCACCCCGCTGATAAAGAGCGCCGGCACTGACGCCGTGCGCACCATGAAGAGGAAGTTCCCCGGCCACAAGATCGTGGCCGACACCAAGACCATGGACACCGGTGCCTTCGAAGTGGAGATCATGGCCAAAGCCGGGGCCGACATCGTCACCGTGCTCGGCCTCGCCGAGGACTCCACCATATCCGAGGCCGTCGAGTCCGGGAGGAAGTACGGCGCGGAGATCATGGTCGACATGATCAACGTCCCGGACAAGGTGAAGCGCTCGAAGGAGGTCGAGAAGCTCGGGGTGGCATACATCTGCCTGCACATGGGCATAGATACCCAGATGCGCGGCGAGGAGGCCCCGGTGGATGTCCTCAGGAAGATCGTGGAGGCAGTAAGCATCCCCGTGGCGGTGGCCGGCGGGATCACCGCCGACACGGTTCCCGATTATGTGAAGGCGGGCGCCTATGACATCATCGTCGGCGGCGGGATCACCAAGACCGACGACATCAGGGGCGCCGCGGCGGAGATCAAGAAGGCCATGAAGGGGCTGGAGATCAGCAAGGTCATAGCCAAGAAGTATACCGAGGACGAGCTCTTCGAGGCGTTCTCCAAGGTCTCCACCTGCAACATCTCGGACGCCTACCATAAGAAGGGGGTCGTCTACGGCCTGCACCCGTACATCGAGCGCAATGCGAAGATGGTCGGGCGCGCCCTCACCGTCCAGACGGCGAACGGCGACTGGGCGAAGCCCGTGGAGGCCATCGACCGCGCCAAGAAGGGGGACGTCATCGTCATCGACGTCGGCGGGGCCCCCATGGCCGTCTGGGGCGAGCTGGCATCCAACTCTGCGATGGAGATGGGCTGCGCAGGGGTCGTCATCGACGGCGCGATAAGGGACATCGACGACATCGAGAACCTGAAGTTCCCGGCCTTCGCCCGCACGGCGGTCCCCTGCGCCGGAGAGGCCAAGGGCGCCGGGGTCATAGGGACCGAGATCGTCATCGGGGGGCAGAGGGTCCGCACCGGCGATTGGATCGTCGGCGATGAGAGCGGCCTCATCGTCATCGCCAAGGAGGAGGCCGTGGAGGTGGCCAACCGCGCCCTCGACGTCCATGAGCACGAGACCCGCGTCCGCGCGGAGATCAGGAAGGGCTCCACCCTCTCCAAGGTCAACGAGATATCCAAATGGGAGCCTGTGCAGCGAGGGGAGCTTCGGTCCCCTCCGCCGCTCAGATAA